In a single window of the Acidobacteriaceae bacterium genome:
- the glpK gene encoding glycerol kinase GlpK, producing MAKYLGALDQGTTSTRFIIFDRIGRAVSMAQKEHEQIYPAPGWVEHNPCEIWQRTQEVIAEACSKGSVASEDIASVGITNQRETTVVWDRRTGEPVTNALVWQDTRVGEYVAALTAEGGQDRFREKTGLPLATYFSGLKIRWILDHIDGARARAERGDLLFGNIDTYLLWNITGGIDGGVHRTDVTNASRTQLMDLSTLAWDDEMLREFEIPQAMMPEICPSSHDFGEIKVGCLSGLRIGGILGDQQAALVGQTCFKPGQLKNTYGTGCFLVMNTGSNKVLSQNGLLTTIAYQFGDQPVVYALEGSIAITGALVQWVRDNLGLIQRSEEIEPLAKSVTDNGGVYFVPAFSGLYAPYWKDDARGVIVGLTRYANRGHIARAVLEATAFQTREVIEAMEADSHIRLDQLRTDGGMVANDLLMQFQADLLDRRVLRPSMRETTALGAAYAAGLHCGFYKDTDDLVANWSVDKTWEPRCDEHERERLFRQWKKAVTRSFNWVD from the coding sequence ATGGCAAAATATCTGGGGGCGCTCGACCAGGGCACAACGAGCACGCGATTTATCATCTTCGATCGGATTGGGCGCGCGGTGAGCATGGCTCAGAAAGAACACGAGCAGATCTATCCCGCGCCAGGATGGGTCGAGCACAATCCCTGCGAGATCTGGCAGCGCACCCAGGAGGTGATTGCCGAAGCGTGCTCGAAGGGATCTGTGGCGTCCGAGGATATCGCATCAGTTGGCATCACCAACCAGCGCGAAACTACGGTAGTTTGGGACCGCCGAACAGGTGAACCCGTGACCAACGCTCTGGTTTGGCAGGACACGCGTGTAGGAGAGTATGTTGCGGCTCTCACTGCCGAGGGCGGTCAGGATAGATTCCGCGAGAAGACGGGTTTGCCGCTGGCGACATACTTCAGTGGCCTGAAGATCCGCTGGATACTCGACCACATTGACGGAGCGCGAGCCCGCGCAGAACGCGGCGATCTTCTGTTTGGCAACATCGACACGTACCTGCTATGGAACATCACAGGCGGCATCGATGGCGGCGTACACCGCACGGACGTGACCAACGCGAGCCGCACGCAGCTGATGGATTTATCAACCCTTGCATGGGACGACGAGATGCTGCGGGAGTTCGAGATTCCGCAAGCGATGATGCCAGAGATCTGCCCCAGCAGCCACGACTTCGGCGAGATAAAAGTTGGCTGCCTCAGCGGACTGCGGATTGGTGGCATCCTCGGCGACCAGCAAGCGGCCCTGGTCGGCCAGACCTGCTTTAAGCCCGGACAACTCAAGAACACTTACGGGACAGGCTGTTTTCTGGTGATGAACACCGGTTCAAACAAGGTGCTGTCGCAGAACGGACTGCTCACAACGATTGCTTATCAATTCGGCGATCAGCCGGTGGTCTATGCGCTCGAGGGCAGTATCGCAATCACGGGCGCACTGGTGCAGTGGGTGCGGGATAATCTCGGTCTGATCCAGAGGAGCGAGGAAATAGAGCCGCTGGCGAAGTCTGTCACAGACAACGGTGGAGTCTACTTCGTGCCTGCCTTCTCTGGGCTTTACGCGCCATACTGGAAAGATGATGCGCGGGGTGTAATCGTCGGGCTGACGCGTTACGCGAACCGCGGACACATCGCGCGTGCGGTGCTCGAGGCGACGGCTTTTCAGACACGCGAGGTGATCGAGGCGATGGAAGCGGATTCGCATATTCGGCTCGACCAATTGCGCACAGATGGCGGCATGGTCGCTAATGATCTGCTGATGCAATTCCAGGCTGACCTGCTGGACCGGCGTGTACTCCGTCCCTCTATGCGCGAGACCACGGCGCTCGGCGCAGCTTACGCTGCTGGCTTGCACTGCGGCTTCTACAAGGACACAGACGATCTCGTTGCAAACTGGTCTGTCGATAAAACGTGGGAGCCACGCTGTGACGAGCACGAACGTGAGCGGCTCTTCCGCCAATGGAAGAAGGCAGTTACGCGATCTTTCAATTGGGTCGACTGA
- a CDS encoding MIP/aquaporin family protein — MRKTFLGELISEAVAVGIIIAIGDSVAAMYGLYDPSPYQQAYWGVCIAWGLAVTIAIYTTASVSGCHANPAVTLALALYRKFSWRKVLPYFGAQTLGGFAGACFVYAIYVPVINLFNATHHIARNAGGAAGVFFTHPGLAVTPRHAFMDEILLTALLIFGIFAITEKYNEQAPGANSGALIIGFLVAAIGASMGYLEAWALNPARDFGPRLFCFFAGWGAAAFPSPQNYWWIPIAGPLLGGALGGIAYQILIHPYLPARIRASAQIIAGDQPMGIPAGTPELASAALPETK, encoded by the coding sequence ATGAGAAAAACATTCTTGGGTGAACTGATATCAGAAGCCGTGGCGGTGGGCATCATTATCGCGATCGGCGACTCTGTCGCTGCGATGTACGGCCTCTACGACCCAAGCCCTTACCAGCAGGCCTACTGGGGCGTCTGCATCGCGTGGGGTCTGGCAGTCACGATTGCAATCTACACAACTGCCTCGGTAAGCGGCTGTCACGCGAACCCGGCTGTCACGCTTGCGCTAGCCCTCTATAGGAAGTTCTCGTGGAGAAAAGTACTGCCGTACTTTGGTGCGCAGACGCTGGGAGGATTCGCGGGCGCGTGCTTCGTGTATGCGATCTACGTCCCTGTTATCAATCTCTTCAACGCGACACATCATATCGCGCGAAATGCCGGCGGGGCTGCAGGCGTGTTTTTCACGCATCCTGGCCTTGCGGTCACGCCGCGCCATGCCTTCATGGATGAGATATTGCTAACCGCGCTCCTCATCTTCGGGATCTTCGCGATCACGGAAAAGTACAATGAACAGGCGCCCGGAGCGAACTCCGGCGCGCTCATCATCGGCTTTCTTGTCGCGGCGATCGGCGCTTCGATGGGCTATCTCGAGGCGTGGGCGTTGAATCCGGCGCGTGATTTCGGACCTCGTCTGTTCTGTTTCTTTGCGGGCTGGGGCGCCGCGGCCTTCCCTTCCCCGCAGAACTATTGGTGGATACCAATTGCCGGGCCGCTGCTTGGCGGGGCGCTCGGCGGCATAGCCTACCAAATCCTGATCCATCCATATTTACCTGCACGTATTCGGGCTTCGGCGCAGATCATCGCAGGCGATCAGCCGATGGGGATTCCCGCAGGTACACCGGAATTAGCATCGGCAGCCCTGCCAGAAACGAAGTAG
- a CDS encoding FAD-dependent oxidoreductase — protein sequence MSTRAEKFARLEESNKDKLDIVIVGGGATGLGLAVDAATRGFRTALVEAGDFAQATSSRATKLVHGGVRYLVSGQLHLVYEALRERKIMLENAPHLVHALPFVTPAYKWFDLPYYSIGLKAYEVLSGKSSLGPTRVLSAGETLERVPGIATKGLRGSLLYYDGQFDDARLALALARTAEDHGATVLNYARCTGLHKQGAKLSSVTVEDIETGHSVEVHASVFINATGIFVDDLRRQDQPSSPHMLSVSRGTHIVVPGEVLGNGNAIMVPKTRDGRIIFAIPWLGKVVIGTTDLPASSVAIEPGHEAREIDFLLETINPYLARPLERADILSVFSGLRPLVTGGQAKTSKLSREHTIEVAASGLITVAGGKWTTYRRMAEDTLSTAIGHGVLPDRPCVTRSVRLHGAPEQSPSTSPLSRYGTEAAEISDMWVSDPQMATLLDPELPFTHAEVIFAARYEMARTVEDVLSRRTRALLLDARAAQRSAPAVARLLAAELGRGPEWVERETRRFIELAQQFYFVSGRAADANSGVPAGIPIG from the coding sequence ATGAGCACACGCGCCGAAAAGTTCGCACGGCTGGAAGAGTCGAATAAGGACAAGCTGGATATTGTGATCGTCGGTGGCGGGGCCACAGGGCTAGGACTTGCTGTGGACGCCGCAACCCGCGGCTTTCGCACCGCTCTTGTCGAGGCCGGAGACTTCGCGCAGGCGACTTCCAGCCGCGCGACCAAGCTGGTGCACGGAGGTGTGCGGTACCTCGTCAGCGGGCAGTTGCACCTGGTCTATGAAGCGCTTCGCGAACGAAAGATCATGCTAGAGAACGCACCGCACCTTGTTCACGCGCTGCCATTCGTCACACCTGCCTACAAGTGGTTCGATCTGCCCTACTACAGCATTGGCCTGAAGGCATATGAAGTGCTTAGCGGTAAATCATCGCTTGGTCCGACGCGTGTCCTTTCAGCAGGAGAGACGCTCGAGCGCGTGCCTGGCATCGCTACAAAAGGGTTGAGAGGAAGTCTGTTGTATTACGACGGCCAGTTCGACGACGCCCGGCTCGCGTTGGCACTCGCGCGCACGGCAGAGGATCACGGAGCTACCGTGCTCAACTATGCCCGTTGTACGGGGCTGCATAAGCAAGGCGCTAAGCTTAGCAGTGTCACAGTGGAGGATATCGAGACAGGCCATTCCGTCGAGGTTCACGCCAGTGTTTTCATCAACGCTACAGGGATTTTTGTAGATGACTTGCGCAGGCAGGATCAGCCATCGAGTCCACACATGCTGTCGGTGAGCCGCGGTACGCACATTGTTGTGCCTGGTGAGGTACTTGGGAATGGAAATGCGATCATGGTGCCCAAAACTCGCGACGGCCGGATCATCTTCGCGATTCCGTGGCTGGGCAAAGTCGTGATCGGCACAACTGATCTGCCTGCTTCCTCTGTTGCGATCGAACCAGGTCACGAGGCACGCGAGATCGATTTCCTGCTCGAGACGATCAATCCGTACCTTGCGCGTCCTCTGGAGCGCGCCGATATCCTCAGCGTCTTCTCAGGCCTACGGCCGCTCGTCACTGGCGGTCAGGCGAAGACCTCCAAACTCTCTCGCGAGCACACGATCGAGGTTGCAGCGAGCGGCCTCATTACAGTGGCTGGAGGCAAGTGGACGACGTATCGCCGGATGGCGGAAGACACTCTTTCCACTGCGATCGGTCACGGAGTTTTACCTGATCGGCCCTGCGTTACACGTTCAGTTCGCCTGCACGGCGCGCCCGAACAGAGTCCATCGACTTCTCCGTTGTCGCGCTATGGCACTGAAGCCGCCGAGATCTCTGATATGTGGGTATCCGATCCGCAGATGGCGACCCTTCTGGATCCAGAATTGCCTTTCACGCACGCGGAAGTGATCTTCGCTGCACGCTATGAGATGGCTCGCACCGTCGAGGATGTGCTTTCGCGCAGAACGCGTGCATTGCTGTTAGACGCCAGGGCGGCGCAGCGATCGGCACCTGCCGTCGCCAGACTTCTAGCAGCCGAGTTGGGCCGTGGCCCCGAATGGGTCGAGCGGGAAACGCGGCGCTTCATCGAACTTGCACAGCAGTTCTACTTCGTTTCTGGCAGGGCTGCCGATGCTAATTCCGGTGTACCTGCGGGAATCCCCATCGGCTGA
- a CDS encoding glycerol-3-phosphate responsive antiterminator — protein sequence MTRRTKDAIGPRISEHDPGQLRHLLRTYPVIPALRSLTDLSAAAAAPSRVVYLLAAALSTLDEYLHTLREQDKEVLVNLDLFAGLSRHSESVAYVAASGCAGIISTHTDVLNLARSHGLYAVQRTFMIDSDSVSSTMRSLHRFVPDALELLPAPVAPRMLPALRQDYPNIAAVGGGLISGLEEADSLIRQGLDAVSTGNPQLWSIS from the coding sequence ATGACTCGTCGAACTAAAGATGCGATCGGCCCGCGAATTTCGGAGCACGACCCGGGCCAGCTGCGGCATTTGTTGCGCACGTATCCAGTGATCCCGGCGCTTCGCTCGCTGACCGATCTGTCAGCTGCTGCTGCCGCACCGTCTCGCGTGGTTTACTTGCTGGCCGCGGCCCTTTCGACGTTGGATGAATATCTGCATACGCTGCGTGAGCAGGATAAGGAGGTGCTGGTCAACCTTGACCTGTTTGCCGGCCTTTCGCGTCACAGTGAGTCGGTCGCATACGTCGCGGCGAGCGGCTGCGCAGGCATCATCTCCACGCATACCGATGTGTTGAACCTTGCGCGCAGTCACGGCTTGTATGCCGTGCAGCGAACATTCATGATCGACTCGGACTCGGTGAGCAGCACTATGCGATCTCTGCACAGGTTTGTTCCCGACGCACTAGAGTTGTTGCCGGCTCCCGTCGCGCCACGAATGTTGCCTGCATTGAGGCAGGATTATCCAAACATTGCAGCTGTTGGCGGCGGGCTGATCTCGGGGCTGGAAGAGGCAGATTCACTGATCCGACAAGGACTGGATGCTGTCTCCACCGGTAATCCGCAACTATGGTCAATCTCCTAG
- a CDS encoding FAD:protein FMN transferase, with protein sequence MGTIFTLDIYARDEPSAAQLSQDAFDVIDRIDEELSNYMPSSELSRISRDAGSHPVTTDPETFAFIERSLYWSRESNGAFDITVGPLLRAWGFFFHSGRVPSDAELLALRDKIGWRNIMLDSTTRTVRFRNGMPMDLDPGSIGKGFAVDRAVARLREDGVTAALLSAGGSTLYAIGAPPGEFGWPVLVPDPHKAGAVASKVLLKDESLSTGACTEKFFIHDGHRYCHIFNPHTMRPVEGMLQTTVIDPSATDSDALSTVAFVLTPAESKEFFSALPRTRMLLFTQTPNPGCLAVHWPESPCPDVKLRPHKKVSPRE encoded by the coding sequence ATGGGAACCATATTCACTTTGGATATTTATGCGCGTGACGAGCCTAGTGCCGCACAACTCTCGCAGGATGCCTTCGATGTCATAGATCGCATCGACGAGGAGTTGAGCAACTATATGCCGTCCAGCGAGCTATCGCGCATCAGCCGCGACGCCGGCTCGCATCCAGTCACTACTGATCCAGAGACCTTCGCATTCATCGAACGCTCCCTCTACTGGAGCCGCGAGTCGAATGGAGCCTTCGACATCACCGTGGGGCCGCTACTGCGCGCGTGGGGATTCTTCTTCCACAGCGGTCGTGTGCCTTCAGATGCGGAGCTCCTGGCACTTCGCGACAAAATAGGCTGGCGTAACATCATGCTGGATAGCACAACGCGAACCGTGCGATTTCGCAACGGCATGCCGATGGACCTTGACCCCGGCAGCATCGGCAAGGGATTCGCTGTGGACCGAGCTGTTGCGCGTCTGCGAGAAGATGGCGTCACAGCAGCACTGCTTTCGGCGGGAGGCAGCACGCTTTATGCCATCGGTGCTCCGCCGGGTGAATTTGGATGGCCCGTGCTCGTCCCCGATCCACACAAAGCAGGTGCCGTGGCGAGCAAAGTCTTACTCAAAGACGAGTCTCTTTCTACCGGAGCATGCACAGAGAAATTCTTCATCCACGACGGCCACCGCTACTGCCATATCTTCAATCCGCACACGATGCGCCCCGTCGAAGGCATGCTTCAGACCACTGTCATCGATCCCAGTGCGACGGACAGTGACGCGCTATCCACAGTTGCTTTTGTGCTCACACCGGCAGAGTCGAAAGAATTCTTCTCGGCCCTCCCGAGGACACGAATGCTTCTCTTCACACAGACTCCCAATCCTGGTTGCCTGGCCGTCCACTGGCCGGAATCTCCGTGTCCTGATGTCAAACTCCGACCGCACAAGAAAGTATCCCCTCGTGAGTAA
- a CDS encoding Gfo/Idh/MocA family oxidoreductase, with the protein MPAALSADPQASLPADVETARQTAINNEKSPVRLGIIGAGSRGKELVRSFLRTPGVRIAAAADVYPPRFAEVDEVCGYEVPRHADHRHLLERKDLDAVVIATPLGLHGEHVLDSIAAGHHVYGEKVLAYTLAEAKQIVDATEQQKRIFQIGHQYRYSPWIRAAVARVQRGEIGEVTLIQGYWHRNSDWRRPVPDPSLERLINWRLYNQWSLGLIAELGSHHIDLANWVFGATPVTALGSGSICRYHDGRETDDNAQAILTYPGGRHFVFTSVTDNAKMGDQIWFYGSKGSLNITLQDATFFYEPKKIERIARDAKGVITTASYNPSNEMPYRGAGSPVQVTNEDPTTAATRAFIYCVRHNVDPIANVHVGYNSAIGVIHACESRKTHAEVTITV; encoded by the coding sequence ATGCCGGCAGCCCTCTCGGCCGATCCGCAGGCGAGCCTTCCAGCCGATGTTGAGACAGCGCGCCAGACCGCCATTAACAATGAGAAATCGCCCGTACGCCTGGGTATCATCGGCGCGGGGAGCCGTGGCAAAGAACTTGTGCGCAGTTTCCTCCGAACTCCGGGCGTTCGCATTGCCGCTGCGGCGGACGTTTATCCCCCACGCTTTGCCGAGGTTGATGAAGTTTGTGGGTACGAGGTCCCCCGGCACGCGGACCACCGCCATCTACTGGAACGTAAAGACCTCGATGCAGTCGTTATCGCAACTCCTCTCGGTCTCCATGGAGAACACGTACTCGATTCGATCGCTGCCGGCCACCATGTCTACGGAGAAAAAGTCCTGGCATATACCCTTGCCGAGGCGAAGCAGATCGTCGACGCCACCGAGCAGCAGAAGCGCATCTTCCAGATCGGGCATCAATACCGCTACTCGCCATGGATTCGTGCAGCCGTCGCTCGTGTTCAGCGCGGTGAGATCGGCGAAGTCACGCTCATCCAGGGCTATTGGCACCGCAACAGCGACTGGCGCAGACCCGTGCCCGATCCATCTCTGGAACGCCTCATCAATTGGCGGCTTTACAATCAGTGGTCGCTTGGACTTATCGCTGAACTGGGTTCACATCACATCGATCTAGCCAATTGGGTGTTCGGTGCTACACCGGTAACCGCGCTCGGCTCAGGATCGATCTGTCGCTATCATGATGGCCGCGAGACCGACGACAACGCACAGGCCATCCTCACCTATCCCGGTGGCCGGCACTTCGTCTTCACTTCAGTCACAGACAACGCCAAGATGGGCGACCAGATCTGGTTTTATGGCTCCAAAGGGTCGCTGAACATCACACTTCAGGATGCAACCTTCTTCTACGAGCCGAAGAAGATCGAACGTATCGCGCGGGATGCCAAGGGCGTGATCACCACCGCTTCCTACAATCCCAGCAATGAGATGCCTTATCGCGGTGCCGGCAGTCCTGTGCAAGTAACCAACGAAGATCCCACGACCGCGGCGACGCGCGCATTCATCTACTGCGTCCGGCATAACGTCGATCCAATTGCCAACGTGCACGTCGGATATAACTCTGCCATTGGCGTGATTCACGCCTGCGAATCAAGGAAGACGCACGCTGAGGTCACAATCACGGTTTGA
- a CDS encoding PfkB family carbohydrate kinase: protein MNYPKSLDLVGVGLNATDTLIRLSEFPQRGSKLEYDAESLMPGGQVASTVVACQTWGLRTRYVGKLGDDDASRLHGREFDRTGVEAKLINVKGAASPKSLIMVDPEGERTVLCRRDERLILQPEELRRDWITDARALHVDGHDTAAAIQAASWAREAGLAVIADLDEIYPGVDALIEKIDYLIVSRDFPARLTGERNLVKALREIQARYGCQLTAATLGPGGVLAWNGESVHYAPAYRVPVVDTTGAGDIFHAGFIFALLHGWPLERQLDFACAAAAMNCMAEGARGGISSVDSILNFMQTTPHYDESVEQVLQTELSF, encoded by the coding sequence ATGAATTACCCCAAAAGCCTTGACCTCGTTGGCGTGGGCCTGAATGCGACGGACACTTTGATCCGCCTATCCGAGTTTCCCCAGCGCGGGTCGAAGCTCGAATATGACGCAGAATCTCTTATGCCTGGCGGACAGGTCGCATCGACCGTCGTTGCGTGTCAGACCTGGGGCCTACGCACGCGCTATGTTGGGAAGCTCGGCGATGACGACGCGTCGCGTTTGCACGGTCGTGAGTTCGACCGGACGGGAGTTGAAGCCAAGCTCATCAACGTAAAAGGCGCCGCAAGCCCAAAATCGCTGATCATGGTTGACCCAGAGGGCGAACGAACCGTGTTGTGCCGTCGGGATGAACGGCTGATTCTTCAACCCGAAGAGCTGCGCCGCGATTGGATTACGGATGCTCGTGCACTCCATGTCGATGGGCACGATACGGCTGCGGCGATCCAGGCGGCCAGTTGGGCTCGCGAAGCTGGACTCGCTGTAATTGCCGACCTCGATGAAATCTATCCAGGTGTCGATGCACTAATCGAGAAGATCGATTATCTGATCGTCAGCCGCGACTTCCCTGCCCGTTTAACCGGCGAAAGAAATCTTGTTAAGGCTCTTCGTGAGATCCAGGCCCGCTATGGATGCCAGCTCACAGCAGCCACTCTCGGGCCGGGCGGCGTGCTCGCGTGGAATGGAGAGAGCGTCCATTACGCGCCTGCCTATCGCGTTCCGGTAGTCGACACGACTGGAGCAGGCGATATCTTTCACGCCGGCTTCATCTTTGCGCTGCTGCACGGATGGCCGCTGGAGCGCCAGCTCGATTTCGCATGCGCCGCCGCCGCGATGAACTGCATGGCGGAGGGTGCGCGAGGCGGGATCAGCAGCGTGGATTCTATCCTCAACTTTATGCAAACAACTCCGCACTATGACGAGAGCGTCGAGCAGGTCCTGCAAACAGAATTGTCATTCTAA
- a CDS encoding inositol oxygenase family protein produces the protein MSTATQLDSAKQNPLSADMEEWDEFLEGRYKEGKSQEEFRQYDATANPGVAEFYRLNHTFQTHEYVLAKEKEYFGLTRGQKSIWEAAEYLNTLVDDSDPDTDLTQLEHLLQTSEAIRRDGHPRWMVATGFVHDLGKCLCLYGEPQWGVVGDTFPTGCAYSEAVVFPEYFRDNPDYNNPAYQTKYGIYEPNCGLDNVKLSFGHDGYIYEVMKSYLPMEALYMLRYHSFYAWHRHGAYDYLCNEQDRAMLPWVLKFNPYDLYSKGHTKPNLQELKPYYDELFAEFFPNKIAW, from the coding sequence ATGAGCACAGCAACGCAGCTCGATTCAGCCAAGCAGAACCCCCTGTCAGCCGATATGGAGGAGTGGGACGAGTTCCTTGAAGGTCGATACAAGGAAGGCAAGTCGCAGGAGGAGTTTCGGCAATACGATGCAACGGCGAATCCTGGCGTGGCCGAGTTCTATCGCCTGAACCACACGTTTCAAACCCATGAGTACGTGCTGGCGAAGGAGAAAGAGTATTTCGGGCTGACCCGAGGGCAGAAGAGCATCTGGGAGGCGGCGGAGTATTTGAACACACTGGTTGACGACAGCGACCCGGATACAGATCTCACGCAACTCGAGCATCTCTTGCAGACATCCGAAGCGATTCGCCGGGATGGACATCCGCGGTGGATGGTGGCTACCGGTTTCGTGCACGATCTTGGCAAGTGTCTCTGCCTATATGGCGAGCCGCAGTGGGGTGTTGTAGGCGACACATTTCCGACCGGGTGCGCGTACTCCGAGGCTGTCGTATTTCCCGAGTATTTCCGCGATAATCCGGACTATAACAATCCGGCCTATCAGACTAAGTACGGCATTTACGAGCCGAACTGTGGCCTGGACAACGTAAAGCTGTCCTTCGGTCACGATGGCTACATCTACGAGGTAATGAAGAGTTATCTTCCGATGGAAGCGCTTTATATGCTGCGCTATCACTCGTTCTATGCCTGGCACCGGCACGGTGCGTATGACTATCTTTGCAATGAGCAGGACCGGGCGATGTTGCCGTGGGTGCTGAAGTTCAACCCATACGATCTTTATTCAAAGGGTCACACCAAGCCCAACCTGCAGGAGCTTAAGCCGTATTACGACGAGCTGTTTGCAGAGTTCTTTCCGAACAAGATCGCTTGGTGA
- a CDS encoding GRP family sugar transporter gives MPTQIDTSSSRFAGSTHVLGVLCGLTAGVWLGAAEAPTKLVHAGFSPFAISLCMVTGVFTARWTFPTLLKGTSYVFRDLMCRAHLLIWAILAGALWAVANTLTVFAIRDVGLSIAFPMWNTNSLVGLLWGRVLFRELDGADGRTIAKVVTGAACIVVAAIMLGFSTVHGGSSTGHNAVGGILAAFGASLMWGTMYVPYRKAYLSGMNPLSFVTAFTVGELVTMLLLTWTLDGGRHSSAFQIVHSGQVLFWLFLGGFVWVIGDMFQQFAAKYLGIGRGIPLSNTNQLWGLAWGALVFGELAGADHLHKLLVLGGSLIMIVGALFISTAKASAGEHSSRNDALERECNRYGLNYNEVLVAQSGDEFGHGPDRRRWWDYAIVISATAIFIWLACRASIPPLAMNLHWIAVLAVILIASLIGCGYRLYTQTRFS, from the coding sequence ATGCCGACTCAAATCGACACCTCCTCCTCGCGATTCGCCGGATCCACTCACGTACTTGGAGTGCTCTGCGGCCTGACCGCCGGCGTCTGGCTGGGCGCAGCTGAAGCCCCCACAAAGCTCGTTCACGCTGGTTTTTCTCCTTTCGCGATCTCGCTCTGCATGGTGACTGGCGTCTTCACAGCGCGCTGGACCTTCCCCACCCTGCTTAAGGGAACGAGTTATGTCTTCCGCGACCTGATGTGCAGAGCGCATCTTTTGATCTGGGCAATCCTTGCTGGAGCGCTCTGGGCAGTGGCCAACACACTTACCGTCTTCGCTATCCGCGACGTTGGCCTCTCGATAGCCTTTCCCATGTGGAATACGAACTCCCTCGTCGGGCTTCTCTGGGGACGCGTGCTCTTCCGCGAACTCGATGGCGCCGACGGCCGAACGATCGCCAAAGTCGTCACCGGTGCAGCGTGTATTGTTGTGGCCGCGATCATGCTTGGCTTCAGCACGGTTCACGGAGGAAGTTCAACCGGTCACAACGCAGTCGGCGGCATTCTCGCAGCGTTCGGAGCCAGCCTGATGTGGGGCACAATGTACGTGCCCTACCGCAAGGCGTATCTCAGCGGCATGAATCCTCTCTCCTTCGTGACGGCGTTCACCGTCGGCGAGCTCGTCACCATGCTTCTCCTCACCTGGACACTCGACGGAGGGCGCCACTCCTCCGCTTTCCAGATCGTGCACTCCGGTCAGGTTCTCTTCTGGCTCTTCCTCGGCGGATTCGTCTGGGTCATCGGCGACATGTTTCAGCAGTTTGCCGCAAAATATCTCGGCATCGGCCGCGGCATTCCGCTGTCCAACACCAACCAGCTTTGGGGACTCGCCTGGGGTGCGCTGGTATTCGGAGAACTGGCCGGCGCTGATCATCTCCACAAGCTGCTCGTCCTGGGCGGATCGCTCATCATGATCGTCGGCGCTCTGTTTATCAGCACTGCGAAAGCATCTGCGGGAGAACATTCATCTCGTAATGACGCGCTTGAGCGAGAATGCAATCGTTACGGCCTCAACTATAACGAGGTGCTCGTCGCCCAAAGTGGAGACGAGTTCGGCCATGGCCCCGATCGCCGCCGTTGGTGGGACTACGCCATCGTCATTTCGGCTACCGCCATCTTTATCTGGCTTGCGTGTAGAGCTTCCATCCCTCCGCTTGCAATGAACTTGCATTGGATCGCCGTCCTTGCAGTCATTCTGATCGCAAGTCTGATCGGCTGCGGATACCGCCTCTATACGCAGACCCGCTTCAGCTAA